The DNA region AGTCATCCACGGCGTGGAAACTCAAACACCGTCGTTGGGTTTTGGGGGTGTGTATGCTTCTAGCACTTTTCTGTCTGAGGAAGTGATTGTTGCTCCAGTTGGCACGTTACAGGTGTGATGCTGCTTTTTGGTTATTGGTGCTCTTCTGACTTAGCATTTTAGCACgagcatttttatattaaatataacaatTGTGAACTCTGATCATATGTTGtgatttgaaacatttttcaCAATAAGTCTTCTAATTGGGTGTAATTCCCCCCACATACTTACTTAACAGTGTTTTTCATCTTGTGAACCTTCCCCGGTGTTGCCCATTTAATGCCCGAGGATGTGAGGATTGTTgtttattaatttgctttttgttCCATTGAGGAAGTGTCAGTGATTGAGGGCACAGGTTCTTGAATTAAACTCCTGGATATAATCTTGGCTTCGACTCGAGCAAATGTGAGAACTTGGGCCTTTGTTTCCCTATGCCCGTGATCCTAAAACTAGCATTTATCATAATCACCTGGAAGCTTTGTTAAAACACggttttctgggcttccctggtggcgcggtggttgggagtccgcctgccaatgcaggggacacgggttcgtgccccggtccgggaagatcccacatgccgcgcagcggctaggcccgtgagccacaactactgagcctgcgcgtctggagcctgtgctccgcaacgggagaggccgcgacggtgagaggcccgcgcaccgcgatgaagagtggcccccgctcgccgcaactggagggagccctcgcgcagaaacgaagacccaacacaaccaaaagtaaataaataaataaataaatttataaaaaaaaaaaaaaaaaaaacacggttTTCTGGGCCCATCTCCAGAGTGTTTGATTTTGTAGGGCTGGGGATAGGGcttaagaatctgcattttcatgaGTTCCCAGATATGCTGTGGTCTGCGggccatactttgagaaccacttccCTAAGCCTCAGATTCGTCATGTGAAGCATAGATAATAGAATTTACCCAATAAGGTgtttgcaagaaaaaaatatgatctGTAGAAGAGCTTATAATAGTTCCTGTACATGGTAAATACTCAGATGTTGACTATCATAGTGGGTCCTTAGAAAGACAGGGATTACAGAAAATGTAAAGGAGATTATCCAGATAAAGGGGGTATGTTTATAAAGTGAACATCTTATGTAGTCATATTTTGTCTTTTACTTCTATTATGTCACTTCTAAGTTAAAAAGCTACGCTAACTTCCTCTtgattttttgaaacattttttcctgtgtgcatttgtctgtatatgtataaatataatctCTAGTTGTACCTATTTACTATCATACTTAGTTAGCTAATCATACTTGATTGGCGATTACATCAGTGTATGTTCATGTATATAATCACACTCCCATGTAATCACTAACCAGATCAATAGACAActtttccagaacttttccaGTGGATGTTTACTCTTCTCTCTGAGCTGTCTGGGAAaggcaaccactattctgactGCTACCACCATAggttagttttgcttgttttgaaCTTGATATGCATTGAATCAACTCAATTAGAGTTCTTGTTGTATGGTTTCTTTTACAACTACAGTTTGGGGACATGAAGAATAAAGGTTCTGTGAACAGATGTGCATGCATCTTTTGCAGACCATAGCACTGATTATCGTGGGGTTTCTAATCGGAGGTAAAATTGCTGTGTCATAGAGCACATGTGCTTAGTTAGCTGTAGCGAAAACCACCCGCAAGTTTGGCAGTGGTGTTTTCTCAacttaaatttatctatttatttatttttggctgcattgggtcttcgttgctgcgcgcgggctttctctagttgcggcgagcggggtccactctttgTTGCgacgcgtgggcttctcattgtggtgacttctcttgttgcagagcttgggctctagtgcgcaggctcagtagttgtggctcgtgggctctagagcataagctcagtagttgtggcgcacaggcttagttgctccgcggcatgtgggatcttcccggaccagggctcaaacccgtgtcccctgcattggaaggcggattctcaaccactgggccaccagggaagtccctgttttctcaGTTTAACTCGTACCACCATGTAAGAGTTGTTCTTCATTGTGTGAAGTGCTTGTGCCCGTCTTTAATTTTAAGCATTCTAATGGGGGTGTCGTTTTTCTGTTCATCAGgttcttaatttgcatttctctgaagtCTAATGAGGTTGACGGTCTTTCAgtatgcttattggctatttggcCGTTCCTTTTTTGAAGTGCCTTTTccaaatcttttgatttctttccgttgagttttatcttgttttaatatgtcagggaggaagaaatgttcctctacccttctaggttcttctggctggcctAAGAATTGACATGAGACTgattaacaagaaaaaatttgGACAGTTGTTTGATACCATATGTATAAATGGGAGAGAGTCAGGGAGACTGCGTAACTGGCCAAAATGGCCCAAACCCTTACCTTAagtaccatcttcagctaaagactgtcgactaaaaaaatattttcaccacctaaaagttgagagttatgttatATTTGGGGGATATgctgaggacttcaagcctgggagtcagggtctcaagtaaccctgagaaaactgctctgAGGCGGCGAGGGGGGAGCTAGGaaatataggagttttgcaacaaagggcaggtggTAGGAACAAAAGGTTACCGTTAATAAAAGACAACCAGATATCTGGAGTTAAGGCacttagcacttttctatgtatgggaagatgcaagagtctgggctcactgaaaccattcctttgataggcacctcagctatctggggccaggaTCCTgcgttttctcatcctgagttccctcagggctcaccagctcactgGTGGCTGGTGGCTATaatcgctgatgactgtgacatcctttgtttactgatgtggcaggaaatattccatttctcaagaCAAAAGAGGACGTTGTGGGTAgcggtttgggacttcaaaggggagaaaggcaattcacatgaagactgaaaagcaaatgtttggtaaacaagtGTTTGCTGAGCCAGGCAGGAACATAGAGTGGACTCTGGTCTCCAGGCTCTGCTGAGTTTCCCCTGCCACACTTAGCTTGTGTTCTTTGCACGTACCTCTGGTGGTAGCTCTATTCCAAGAAGAGACCCTCTGTCTAAAATTTTTTAGGAAGTTAGGGGGaaagtcaaagtttcttcctgagtcttttgggcctccATTGTTTTCAGCTCAAGATAATGCACATGCTCAAGAGACGTTTTGGGGTACcaagttttgctcccctacaaTGGAAGCTGTAGAACAATTTGGAAAGAACTGATACTATAATACAGAGCCTTCCAACTCATGAATGTTATTTCTCCATTTActgatgatttcttttctttctttcttttttttttttttttgggtgtgcCACACGGCACAGCTTGTGGGGTcttaagttccctgaccagggattgaacacaggcccttggcagtgaaaacatggagtcctaaccccaacattttttttttttttttacaaacttgTGGCTCTCAGGAGAGAGATCGGATGCATGATCCTAGACTTATTCTTAGGTATTTGGTGTATATGTATGTAACTCTTCCCCCCAGCACATAGACCTGATCAATTCAGTCACTTCTAATAGCGTGTGTATTCTTcgggtttactttttttttaaaaattaattaattaattaatttatttatttttggctgtgttgggtcttcgtttctgtgtgagggctttctccagtggccgcgagcaggggccactcttcatcgcggtgcgcgggtctgtcactgtcatggcctctcccgttgcggagcacaggctccagacgcgcaggctcagtagttgtggctcacgggcttagttgctccgcggcatgtgggatcttcccagaccagggctcgaacccgtgtcccctgtattggcaggcagattctcaaccactgcgccaccaggtaagccccgGGTTTACTTTTGACATCACAGTTTAAGATGGATGAGCCAAGAAGGCAATACAGACTTAATAGTAGAATCTCTGTGAAACTCacatattatgctaagtgaaggaagccagacacaaaaggccacattttATAATTCCACATGTGTGAAATATACCAAATAGATAAATCCACCAAGACAGAATGCAGGTTATTGATGGCCAgggactggggaagggggaaatggggaatgaaTGCTTGATGCATGTCGGGTATCTGGGGCAGTGAAAGTCTTCGAACTGAATAGTGGTGTTGGGGTTGCATAGCTCTGAAAGTGTTTTCAATGCCACTGAATCATACACATTAAAGTGGTTAAAAttgttgtgtattttaccataataaaaataaagtagactCAGGAATACTTAAAGTTCTCTTTATCTACAATAATGTCTAATCTAGGAAGCACAAATAGCCCTGTGGGTCGAGCTTTCGTCCACGTGGGTTTAACGAAGTGTTCACAGTACAAAGAATAGATAACTCAAAGCTGGTGCAGCCGAATCTGGCCTCTACCCCGATACCcaattaaatctcggagacagagttttgagtgaagtagaaaagaatagctttattgctttgccaggcaaagcgGGCCACAGCGGGctcatgccctcaaaactgtgcccccccccccgcccccttggAGAGCGTAGTGagaggttttatggtgatggttCAAAGAGGccgtgatcagctcatggacattgcttctgattggttggtggtgaggtaaacGGAAGTCAGCGTCATCAACCTTCAAGTTACAACTGGTCTGGGGTGTACCTGCTTTTGGGCAGCATATCATCATTAACTGTTAACTTgtcccacctggagggggttgcagtatctgcaaaacagctcaaagatattgttgtatGTATTccttgatggggaaccaggaccttgccccaaggctgcacaaATGTTTCTCTTGACTATTTGTTTCTCCCTGGTCTCgcatcccctccttccccctaattaacaactgcttgaatctactccttggagctcagggaaggtcatggaggctgaatgaaggccATTTCCTGTAATcgagaaatgggggacacagaaaggcttggTGCCCAGGAGTCCCACGGGGCCCTGCTAGGTATCATTGGGAGAGGCAAAAGGAGACTTGGGGGTTAGAAAACGCAGGTGGGGAactactgcctttttttttttttttttttttggccatgcagcatgcaggatcttgagTTCCCctatcagggatcgaacccacaccccctgcattggaagcacggagtcttaaccactggaccaccagggatctACTGTCTTATAGTCGTAGCTTTGGTGTTTGGTCGTGTGCGTGGTAATTTTCCTCTTCTTGGTTCCTCATTTCTGgtgtaggggagcaaaacttaaccaccccaaaatgtctctttggcatgcagattatttcaagctgaaaaacGATCAAGGCCCAAActactcaggaagaaactttgacttCCTCTTAACCATCTTAAGACTTTAGATAGAGACCCTGTTCCCAGAacagagctatcaccagagatgTCTGCAAAGAACACGGGCTAAGGGTGGTGGGGAAACTCAGCAGGACCTGGAGATCAGAGTGCACTCTGGGTCCCATTGTTCCTGCCGGCCCAGCAAACATGTGTCtaccaaatatttgcttttccatttccaaGTGTATTtgcttcctcccctttgaagtcccaaaccattACCCTCAACATCTTCTTTTGTTTAGCTGAGATTGTATTgaaggtgagggtttcagccatttcGGTGAGtaattcagttttcctgggtgTCTGTCAtgtatatgttattaaaattttgttttttttcctcttgttaatccatctcatgtcaatttaattcttagaccagccagaagaacccaGAAGGGTGGAGGAACATTACTTCCTCCCTGACACTGGTCCTTTACAATATGAATTTTCCAGCTGAATGTAATCACTGCCACCCCAATTCTCTCCCATTACATATCAATATaggtgaagaggagagagagaaacacgaTGGAGAAATTTTCTATCTGGAAGAATACACTTTGGCcaggagatgatggtggtttCCACAGCAACATTACCCAGAGAAGCCCAAAGTTGATATCATACTTGAAGCCCCAGACGTCCATACAGTCAATGCCACTTACAGTGGTGCTGCATGGTCCTGCTGGCGTTGGGAAAACCACGGTGGCAAAACAGCTGCTGCTGGAATGGACACAGGACGACCAGGCAAAGACATCCAGTTCCGCCTTCTATCTCAGCTGCAAGGACCTCAACCACAAGGGGACGTGCACTTTTGCAGAGCTGATATCTGCGAACGGGCCGGATTTGCAGGATGCCATTCCGGGGATCCTCACGCAAGCACGGAAAATCCTGTTCATCGTCGACGGCTTTGATGAGCTGAGAGTCCCCTCGGGGGCGCTCATCCATGACATATGTGGCGActggaggaagcagaggccaGTGCCCATCCTCCTGGGGAGTTTGCTGAAGAGAAAAATGTTACCCAAGTCCACTTTAGTGATCACCACCCGACCGGGCGCCCTGAGGGAGCTCCAGCTCTTGGTTGAACAGCCACTCTTCATAGAGATCGAGGGGTTCTTGGAGCTGGACAGAAAGGCATATTTCTTGAAGCACTTTGAAGAGGAGACTCAAGCCCTGCGAGCTTTTGACTTGATGAAGAAGAACGCAGCTCTGTTCCGCATGGGCTCAGCgcctgctgtgtgctggcttgTCTGCACGTGTCTGAAACGGCAGATGGAGAAGGGGGAAGACCCTGCCTCGACCTGCCTGACCACCACGTCCCTGTTCCTGCGTTTCCTCTGCAGCCAATTCACAGCAGCTCGCGGCAGCTGCCCCCGTGATTGCCTCCAAGCTCCGCTGAAGTCTGTGTGCCTCTTGGCTGCTGAGGGCGTATGGACACAGACATCTGTGTTTGATGGAGAAGACCTCAGGAGACTTGGGGTAAAGGAGTCTGCCCTCTGTCCTTTCCTGGACAAGAATATTCTCCAGAAGAGCAAAGACTGCGAGGGCTGCTACTCTTTCATCCACCTCAGCGTCCAGCAGTTTCTTGCCGCCGTGTTCTATGTCTTGgagactgaggaggaggaggaggatgtgggTGGCCACAGGTGCCACATTGGGGATTTGCAGAAGCTGCTGTCCAAGGAAGGAAGGCTGAAGAACCCCAGCCTGACCCAGGTGGGCTACTTCGTATTTGGCCTCTCCAACGAAGAAAGGGCCATGGAGCTGGAGACGACTTTTGGCTGTCTAGTATCGATGGAGATCAAGCAGCAGTTACTGAAATGCAGATCAATGCCCCGTGGGAAGAAACCCTTCTCAACCATGGACATGAAGGAGGTTTTGTATTGTCTTTATGAATCTCAGGAGGAGGAGCTTGTGGAGGATACAATGGCCCCCGTCACGGAGATTTCTATCCACTTGACAAATACATTTGAAATGATGCAGTCTTCTTTCTGCCTTAAACACTGTCAAAACTTGCAGAAAATTTCACTGCAGGTAGGAAAGAGGATATTCCTGGAGAATGATACCACGTGGAAATCAGATGCTCAGGTTGAGAGGTAAgaacccatttaaaaatatacatattttttaatgttactagTCCTCCCATCTTCAGCCTCAGCCCACACTCTTTTAGGAAGAGGACAGAGTCCCTACTACTCCCTATGGCTTAGGGTCAGAATTCTCTGGAATGTCTGGCTGAAATTTCTTCCTGCCAACTCGCCATTAAAGTTGGGAAACGTGATGTTCAGATCAGGAATGGGGGCTTTGGAACCTTACTTTGTTTTAGtattatagttttatagtatactactatatattatatatactataatacTGTAGTATAGTGTAAtactatagtatagtatagtataatagtatagtatagtataatactatagtatagtatagtataatactatagtatagtataataCTATAGTATAGTATACTATAATACTATAGTATAATACTGTAGTATTATAGTATTATAGTTTCCGTGTGGCAAATGGGCTCAGGACactctagacatttcatataacttCCCTCCCTGccaattctttcaaaaaaattttttttaatacatagccaccatgctgtacattacaccccaggatttagttattttataactgggTGTTTGTACCTTTTGCTCAgctcaccactttttttttaaataaataaatacataaatttatttatttatttttggctgcattgggtcttcgttgctgcgtgcgggctttctctagttgtggagagtgggggctactcttcgttgcagtgtgcgggcttctcattgtggtggcttctcttgttgtggtgtgctggcttagttgctccgcggcatgtgggatcttcccggaccagggcttgaacccatgtctcttgcattgtcaggtggattcttaaccactgcgccaccagggaagtccgttaCTTGTCTTCGATGATAGTCATTCTTACAGGTGtgatggtatctcactgtggttttgatttgtgtttccatgatgattagtgatgttgaatatttttcatgtccctgttgtccatttgtatgtcatctttggaaaaatgtctattcaggtcctcagcCCACGTGTtacaatagtttttcttttctgttgagttgagttgtatgagttctttatatatttgagatactaaccccttatcagacatacaGTATGCAAGCATTtcctcccatttagtaggttcatgtttattttgttgatgctttcctttgctgtgcagccTACCAATTCTTGTTGCTTTTCCTGTACGTGCTTTTCATAGGTGCTCTTGTCAATGCCTTCCTCCTAGGTCACAGCACGACCATCATTCTCTTCATCTCTGGGCAGATCTCTGCTCTGTGTTCAGTTCAAACAAGAACCTGAACTTTCTGGATGTGAGGGAAAGCTTTCTGAGTCACTCCTCAGTGAGGATTCTTTGTGAGCAGATAACCCATGTCACCTGTCATCTCCAGAAAGTCGTGTAAGTAGCAGCTGATCTTGCAGTGGTGGTCCCCAGGTGTTTTAAATGTGGGAGCAGTATTGGAATGCCCAACCAGGCTCTGACCAGCCAGGTGCTcagaatgcaaagaaatgaaatgattgCTATCCTTAAATGTGTCTAGTTGGAGAATCGTATTATGTTGagtcatttttatgaaatttggCTGGGAGTTTGGATGTTCCCATACATCTGCTGCGGGGCGTATTCAAAACTCAGCCTATAGAAAATATAGCCACATACATGTTAGAAGGAGAACTGAGTGGGAATTGGGGAAATATTCCAGAGAGGAAAGTTTCAAATATGTGAGTAAGAATGTGTTGATGAAGCAATGGTGCACTTATGACTAATGTGTGGGATGGGATTGAGAAATTCTGAGTAGAGTAGGTTGTGGCAGAAGCAACTCAAGATGTGGGTCACCTGGGCAGGTGATTATTAGCACATCCTTCTAAACCAACacatgttctttttgatgatagccattctgtcaggtgaagtgatatctcattgtggttttgatgggCACTTCCCcaattagcgatgctgagcataATTTTCGTGTGATTatctgttggctatctgtatgtttCCTTCCCAACAATGCCTATTTAGATCCTCcactcatttttaattggattgtttattttttgatattaatcTGTACGAGTTCTCTAGttgggatattaaccccttactggatatattgttttgcaaatatcttctcctattcagtagattgcctttttgttttgttggtttccttcactttgcaaaagcttttcagtttatggtcccatttgttttttgttttggtttccttgtctgaatatacagatccaaaaaaatatttctaagagcaACGTCAAAGAGTACTGCgtgttttcttcttggagttttatggtttcagatcttaagtttaaatctttaatccattttgagtttattcttgtatatggtgtgaggaaatggtctggtttcattcttttacatgtggctgtcgagtcccccactccccaaaggaaaaaaaaaaaaacaaaaggaaaacacagcACGTATTCAGGGGATAAACTTTATAAGTTATGTTTAAAATTACACAGATACATTGAAACTTCCCCCAAACCAACATACCTTAGAAGCCTTAATTAAGCCACTGAAAAGGTTGTGTTATTTACTTGGACAAATTGCTATGCCAAACGTCAGCTGACTGTACCTGCTGATGTCAGGTGACATGTATCTGGTTCATCTCAGAATGCCATAGGACTTGTGTGTACAAGGCCACAAAACTCTAACGTAGGTTGGTGCCAGCAAAGGTGGCAATTTCTTCTGTATGACTTTGAAAAGTTTACATTGTTCTGGTTTTATAAGGTGTGCCTGAGAGAATAAAAACTAGGAGGTACATTTAATTTGTTCCACTAAGAGTTTAGGACCCTTTAGGCAGGAGCTTTGAACAGTAGCACCTCCCTTATTCTGGCTCTCTCTGTgctgaaatttaattttgaactTCTTCTGAATGAGCCACAGGGAATGTTCATTATCTAAAAGTGAAGTGTTGAGGGTTATAAGACCAAATGCCTGTTTATGGAGAAAAGTATTtcatagtgtgtgtgtggggtgaaTTGCCAGGTTTGGAGGTACTAGATAAAAACAGATTAAGAGGACTttcctggtgccgcagtggttaagaatcttcctgccaaggcaggggacatgggttcgatccctggtctgggaagatcccacatgccacagagcaactaagcccctgtgccacaactactgagcccatgggcctagagtccatgctctgcagcaagagaagccaccgcagtgagacgccagcacacctcaatgaagagtagcccccgctcgccgcaactagagaaagcctgtgtgcagcaataaagacccaacgtacccataaataaataaataaataataaaaaatatataaataaataaataaataataaataaatttatattaaaaaagaaaaaccaggttAAGAAGccctaaaacaaaaatgaaaatgaagatatgAAATAAGATTGTAGAGGAAGAGGCAGTAATCcaggtgttgattttttttttcccctcaaattagGGTGGATTAAGCATGATTTAAAAAGGGGCCCTGACAAAAGTCCTTTCCCCAGTTACTTCCTACTATCTACACAGGAAAACTTATGAGCTAGCTTCATTATTGTATAACATGAGGTTGATAGAGTCTTATTCTCAAGAAGGTGGCACAGTTAGGTGCTGGGAAAAtcttttttaaacactgaaatgTTTCTTGAAGCCCAGAGTTTGATTAGAGAAAATTATACTCCACTTGAGATTTATtcaaatcccatttaaaatcctACAGTCATGCTAGatgacaggaaaataaaaaacaaacaacgcttttaaaaaaaaatttttattgtatagttgatttacaatgttgtgttaatttcttctgtacaacaaagtgattcagttatacatatatattctttttcatattcttttccattatggtttattacaggatattgactatggttccccgtgctatacagtaggactttgttgtttatctatcctatatataaatagtttgcatctgctaatcccaaactcccaattcttcCCTCTCCTACTGCCCCTTctccttggcaaccacgagtctgttctctatgtctccaagtctgtttctgttttgtagatatgttcgtttgtgtcatattttagattccacatataagtggtatcatatggtatttgtctttctctgcttggtttacttcacttagtataataatctctaggtccatccatgtggctgcaaacggcattatttcattctttttttatggctgagtagtattccattgtatatataccacaagtt from Balaenoptera musculus isolate JJ_BM4_2016_0621 chromosome 19, mBalMus1.pri.v3, whole genome shotgun sequence includes:
- the NLRP7 gene encoding NACHT, LRR and PYD domains-containing protein 7 — its product is MTADKAGLYHCSYQSGDHWSQFSDPLQLLMTGDMAGTVVTPGEDVKLQCFTKIKFEAFLLTKEDGDHITQNQSSTPQDKGYQAIFPLNQNSFIALPGKAEGWRNTMEKFSIWKNTLWPGDDGGFHSNITQRSPKLISYLKPQTSIQSMPLTVVLHGPAGVGKTTVAKQLLLEWTQDDQAKTSSSAFYLSCKDLNHKGTCTFAELISANGPDLQDAIPGILTQARKILFIVDGFDELRVPSGALIHDICGDWRKQRPVPILLGSLLKRKMLPKSTLVITTRPGALRELQLLVEQPLFIEIEGFLELDRKAYFLKHFEEETQALRAFDLMKKNAALFRMGSAPAVCWLVCTCLKRQMEKGEDPASTCLTTTSLFLRFLCSQFTAARGSCPRDCLQAPLKSVCLLAAEGVWTQTSVFDGEDLRRLGVKESALCPFLDKNILQKSKDCEGCYSFIHLSVQQFLAAVFYVLETEEEEEDVGGHRCHIGDLQKLLSKEGRLKNPSLTQVGYFVFGLSNEERAMELETTFGCLVSMEIKQQLLKCRSMPRGKKPFSTMDMKEVLYCLYESQEEELVEDTMAPVTEISIHLTNTFEMMQSSFCLKHCQNLQKISLQVGKRIFLENDTTWKSDAQVESSNKNLNFLDVRESFLSHSSVRILCEQITHVTCHLQKVVIKNVSPADAYRDFCLAFIGKKTLTHLVLEGSVHSDEMLLLLLCEILKHPRCNLQYLRLGSCSDTPQRWADFSSALKINQSLKCLDLTASEFPDEGVKLLCSTLRHPMCFLQKLSLENCHLTEACCKELSSALIVNQRLTHLCLGKNNLGVGGVKILCEGLSYPECQLQTLVLCHCNINRHGCKYISKLLQGDSSLTHLDLGFNPIATGLCFLSEALKKPNCNLKCLGLWGCSITPFSCQDLASALISNQSLETLDLGQNILGQSGIMVLLEALKQKNGPLKTLRLKIDKSTMEIQKLLKDVKESNPDLTIECNNARTTRSSCCNFLS